A single genomic interval of Aegicerativicinus sediminis harbors:
- a CDS encoding putative quinol monooxygenase has translation MLVRIVKMKFQEKMVEQFLTDFNLHKYQIRNFPGCKFLELYRDLNDPTIFFTYSYWTEEEDLETYRNSELFRSVWTITKPLFSDKPEAWSVIKHESLS, from the coding sequence ATGTTAGTTAGGATTGTAAAAATGAAGTTTCAAGAGAAAATGGTAGAACAATTTTTGACCGATTTTAATTTGCACAAATATCAAATACGAAATTTTCCAGGTTGCAAATTTTTGGAATTATATAGAGATTTAAACGACCCAACTATTTTTTTTACTTATAGTTATTGGACTGAAGAAGAAGACCTTGAAACGTATCGTAATTCTGAATTATTTAGGTCTGTTTGGACAATCACTAAACCCTTATTTAGCGATAAACCTGAAGCATGGAGTGTTATTAAACATGAAAGTTTATCTTAG
- a CDS encoding SAM hydrolase/SAM-dependent halogenase family protein: MAIITLTTDFGEKDHFVGAVKGAIYSELEDAKIVDITHLVSPFNVPEAAYIIQNAYKSFPKGSIHVIGIDAELSKENKHIALYLDEHYFICANNGIMSMICANIVPSKIVEINIHDRIETSFPVLDVFVKVACHIARGGTLEVIGKQITHIKPIKNLEPFVNDEKNQIIGTVIYIDNYGNVVTNISRKFFETIQKTRPFEISARSYKFKTIYNRYSDVINFDLPEDKRHVDGKEIIVFNSAGYLEIAIYKGNPTTTGGASTLMGLKIRDTVTINFQK, encoded by the coding sequence ATGGCGATTATCACTCTAACTACTGATTTTGGCGAGAAAGATCACTTTGTCGGCGCTGTGAAAGGAGCAATATACAGCGAGCTTGAAGACGCAAAAATTGTTGATATCACCCATTTAGTTTCCCCGTTCAATGTTCCAGAAGCTGCGTATATAATTCAGAATGCTTACAAAAGTTTTCCGAAGGGTTCAATTCATGTTATTGGTATAGATGCGGAGTTGAGCAAAGAGAATAAACACATCGCTCTTTATCTGGATGAACACTATTTTATCTGTGCTAACAATGGTATTATGAGCATGATATGTGCCAATATTGTTCCTTCAAAAATTGTTGAAATCAACATCCATGATCGAATCGAAACAAGTTTTCCAGTTTTAGATGTGTTTGTTAAGGTCGCTTGTCATATTGCCAGAGGAGGAACACTGGAGGTAATCGGTAAACAAATCACACATATAAAACCTATCAAGAATCTTGAACCTTTTGTGAATGATGAAAAAAACCAAATTATAGGTACGGTTATTTACATAGACAATTACGGCAATGTGGTCACCAATATTTCTAGGAAGTTTTTTGAAACAATCCAAAAAACGAGACCTTTTGAAATCTCTGCTAGGAGCTATAAATTCAAAACTATTTATAATAGGTATAGTGATGTTATTAATTTTGATTTGCCAGAGGACAAACGGCATGTTGATGGAAAGGAAATAATTGTGTTTAATTCAGCGGGGTATTTAGAAATTGCTATTTATAAAGGCAATCCAACCACTACTGGTGGGGCTTCAACTTTAATGGGGCTTAAAATAAGAGATACTGTTACTATTAACTTTCAAAAATAG
- a CDS encoding PhoH family protein, whose translation MNELVIELMEIAPKEFFGDHNVNIELLKKYFPKIKIVARGNKIKAYGDEDQLEEFDRRLEMLMEHYAKYNKLDENMIERVLMSHSKDDYSTDSQYNEPILHGVNGKIIKAETLNQRKLVESMSKNDMVFAIGPAGTGKTYTGVALAVKALKNKEVKRIILTRPAVEAGENLGFLPGDLKEKLDPYMQPLYDGLRDMIPPEKLASFIENGTVQIAPLAFMRGRTLDNAFVILDEGQNTTHAQMKMFLTRMGRNAKFLITGDPGQIDLPRRVISGLKEALLILKDVEGVGMVYLDDKDVIRHKLVKKVIAAYNGIEHD comes from the coding sequence TTGAATGAACTCGTAATTGAATTGATGGAGATTGCTCCAAAGGAATTTTTCGGTGACCATAATGTCAATATCGAACTTCTTAAAAAATACTTTCCTAAAATTAAAATAGTCGCTAGAGGCAATAAAATTAAGGCCTACGGAGATGAGGACCAACTAGAGGAGTTTGATCGTCGTCTAGAAATGTTGATGGAGCATTATGCTAAATACAACAAATTGGATGAAAATATGATTGAAAGGGTATTGATGAGTCATAGCAAAGATGATTATTCTACCGACTCTCAGTACAATGAACCTATTCTTCATGGTGTAAACGGTAAAATAATTAAGGCAGAAACCCTTAACCAACGTAAGTTGGTGGAATCTATGAGCAAAAATGATATGGTTTTTGCGATTGGTCCAGCTGGTACTGGTAAAACATATACTGGCGTTGCACTGGCGGTTAAGGCTTTAAAAAATAAAGAAGTAAAGCGGATAATTCTAACACGTCCTGCAGTAGAGGCAGGAGAAAATCTTGGGTTTCTTCCTGGAGATTTGAAAGAAAAGTTAGATCCGTATATGCAACCTCTTTATGATGGTTTAAGAGATATGATTCCACCTGAGAAATTAGCGAGTTTCATTGAAAATGGGACTGTGCAGATTGCTCCTCTCGCATTTATGCGAGGTCGTACCTTGGATAATGCCTTTGTTATCTTAGATGAAGGTCAAAATACGACGCATGCTCAGATGAAAATGTTTTTAACCAGGATGGGAAGGAATGCTAAATTCTTAATTACGGGAGATCCTGGTCAAATAGATTTGCCTCGAAGGGTAATATCGGGCTTAAAAGAAGCTTTGTTGATATTGAAAGACGTTGAAGGAGTTGGCATGGTCTATTTAGATGATAAGGATGTAATTCGCCATAAATTGGTTAAAAAAGTAATTGCAGCTTATAATGGTATAGAACATGATTAA